In Oryzias melastigma strain HK-1 linkage group LG16, ASM292280v2, whole genome shotgun sequence, a single genomic region encodes these proteins:
- the dzank1 gene encoding double zinc ribbon and ankyrin repeat-containing protein 1 isoform X11: MFILTNRMTHNSRFFLRRRQWGFSNIGPAHRRSERPQTIRSCSASCRRVAMAAGVVSAPLIIPIIHLKTSRGKTRIDTRTPVSMQSDTAGALIFFTLDGSKPLDGRGGSAGSSRKYSKPILLPSGRVHVKAVAVTSDSRQSSVVTKVFVVDPAEDGDLQNLQQLFQDLPVGTCSSEKAAGDPQPASVSMMMSSHRSPPELRLFNPLQRSRPPPSCPQSAVNKVGPERSGAETDLRCAQCLWFGPSDPMARFCAHCGAPSPAPPGQTLPPAEPEQCVCCDSPLPVNAHTCLVCEEPALFSRARQVLCVSCGRGNPPDICRCLTCESFLSSTPAAQVRGGALGASCRMITCSRCKWENRSDARFCNFCGSKTAAPQKATPSSDPAPSLKVTQPTADKSTQTVGLHYPSFLELQRRLQTKAQQGPRDPQPPLTAVSPGRGFWRKQLDHVCGHLRSYAQNNPPFRALLGEPRFGRVLSAVIQEEQLEVSLTLSFASGGQNQQAEPEGDPGGPAGPGPGPASPAQTLSSVTERSRDGVNGSEQTSDVLRLHMEHGRAVPDSQLGLLKELGPGGGRISTVQRLLDQVCL, from the exons ATGTTCATTCTGACCAATAGGATGACTCATAACAGCAGATTCTTTCTACGTAGAAGGCAATGGGGTTTTTCTAATATTGGCCCCGCCCACCGACGCTCAGAACGCCCTCAGACGATTCGTTCCTGCTCTGCTTCCTGTAGACGCGTTGCCATGGCAGCGGGGGTAGTGTCAGCCCCCCTCATCATCCCCATCATCCACCTGAAGACCTCCAGAGGAAAGACCCGGATCGACACCCGCACCCCCGTGTCCATGCAGTCAG ACACAGCAGGCGCGCTCATCTTCTTCACTCTGGATGGATCTAAGCCGCTGGACGGACGGGGCGGGTCGGCGGGGAGCAGCAGGAAGTACAGCAAACCCATCCTACTTCCTAGTGGGCGGGTCCACGTCAAAGCCGTAGCTGTCACCAG cgaCAGCCGACAGAGCTCTGTGGTCACCAAGGTCTTCGTGGTGGATCCGGCGGAGGACGGAGACCTGCAGAACCTCCAACAG TTGTTTCAGGATCTGCCTGTTGGAACCTGTTCCTCGGAGAAAGCTGCAGGTGATCCACAACCAGCTTCAG TCTCgatgatgatgtcatcccaTCGTTCTCCTCCAGAACTCCGCCTCTTTAACCCCCTCCAGCGATCCAGGCCCCCCCCCAGCTGCCCCCAGTCTGCAGTAAACAAAGTGGGCCCAGAAAGGTCCGGAGCAGAGACAGACCTGCG GTGTGCTCAGTGTCTGTGGTTCGGTCCGTCAGACCCGATGGCCCGGTTCTGTGCTCACTGTGGAGCTCcatctcctgctcctcctggtCAGACGTTGCCCCCTGCTGAACCTGAACAG TGTGTTTGCTGTGACTCTCCACTTCCTGTGAACGCACACACCTGTTTGGTCTGCGAGGAGCCGGCCCTCTTCAGCCGTGCACGTCAG GTGTTGTGCGTCTCCTGTGGGAGGGGGAACCCTCCTGACATCTGCAGATGTTTGACCTGCGAGAGCTTCCTCTCATCCACACCTGCTGCCCAG gtgaggggcggggctttgggAGCCAGCTGCAGGATGATTACCTGCTCCAGGTGTAAGTGGGAGAACCGCAGCGATGCAAGATTCTGCAACTTCTGCGGCTCCAAG actgCAGCTCCACAGAAAGCCACACCTTCATCTGACCCCGCCCCAAGCCTGAAGGTAACCCAGCCCACTGCTGACAAGAGTACGCAGACCGTTGGACTCCATTACCCATCATTCCTTGAGCTGCAGAGACGGCTCCAGACTAAAGCACAGCAGGGACCCAGAGACCCCCAGCCTCCTCTGACCGCCGTCAGCCCGGGCCGAG GTTTCTGGAGGAAGCAGTTGGATCATGTCTGCGGTCACCTGAGGAGTTATGCTCAGAACAACCCCCCTTTCAGGGCTCTCCTGGGGGAGCCTCGTTTTGGTCGG GTCTTGTCTGCAGTGATCCAGGAGGAGCAGTTGGAGGTCAGTCTGACGCTCAGCTTCGCCTCGGGTGGACAGAACCAACAG GCGGAGCCTGAAGGAGACCCTGGAGGACCAGCAGGACCAGGACCTGGACCAGCAAGTCCAGCCCAGACTCTGAGCAGCGTCACAGAGAGATCCAG